A stretch of the bacterium SCSIO 12827 genome encodes the following:
- a CDS encoding phosphotransferase produces MNTTNADDFLTAFLRQSGLAAPDETPAYTALAGGVSSDIWRADLARGPVCVKRALAKLKVKADWFAPVERNAFEVAWMETANGLQPGIAPRVLAHDADQGVFAMAYLEPEAHPIWKDELHAGRADPAFARRVGECLKRVHAGTAGDDGVAQRFRTDETFYSIRLEPYLIATGGAHADLAPRMEALAKTTASHREALVHGDVSPKNILVDGAEPVFLDAECAWYGDPAFDLAFCLNHLLLKCLWTPAATDGFLACFDALAAGYAAEPAIEARAAALLPALFLARVDGKSPVEYITAEAERDRVRRTARPLITTPPPILADVRHAWERELRQ; encoded by the coding sequence ATGAATACCACCAATGCGGATGACTTCCTGACGGCTTTCCTGCGTCAAAGCGGCCTCGCCGCCCCGGATGAAACCCCCGCCTATACGGCGCTGGCCGGCGGCGTGTCATCGGACATCTGGCGCGCGGACCTGGCGCGCGGGCCGGTCTGCGTCAAACGCGCCCTGGCCAAGCTGAAGGTCAAGGCCGACTGGTTCGCGCCGGTCGAGCGCAACGCCTTCGAAGTCGCCTGGATGGAAACCGCCAACGGTCTGCAGCCCGGCATCGCCCCCCGCGTGCTGGCCCATGACGCGGACCAGGGCGTGTTCGCCATGGCCTATCTGGAGCCAGAGGCTCACCCGATCTGGAAAGACGAACTGCACGCCGGACGGGCGGACCCCGCCTTCGCGCGCAGGGTCGGGGAATGCCTGAAACGAGTTCACGCCGGGACGGCGGGCGACGACGGCGTGGCCCAGCGGTTCAGGACGGACGAAACCTTCTATTCCATTCGCCTGGAGCCCTATCTGATCGCCACGGGCGGCGCCCATGCGGACCTCGCCCCCCGGATGGAGGCCCTGGCCAAGACCACGGCGTCACACCGCGAGGCCTTGGTACATGGCGACGTCAGCCCCAAGAACATCCTGGTCGACGGGGCCGAGCCGGTGTTCCTGGATGCCGAATGCGCCTGGTACGGCGATCCGGCCTTCGACCTGGCCTTCTGCCTCAACCATCTGCTTTTGAAATGCCTGTGGACGCCCGCCGCGACGGACGGGTTCCTCGCCTGCTTCGACGCGCTGGCCGCCGGATACGCCGCCGAGCCCGCGATCGAGGCCCGGGCCGCCGCCCTGCTTCCAGCCTTGTTCCTGGCCCGCGTGGACGGTAAGTCTCCCGTCGAATACATCACCGCCGAAGCTGAGCGCGACCGCGTGCGGCGCACGGCCCGACCATTGATCACCACACCGCCGCCAATTCTGGCGGACGTCCGCCACGCCTGGGAAAGGGAACTCCGCCAATGA
- a CDS encoding chemotaxis response regulator protein-glutamate methylesterase produces MADSITSTSGTPSGAIQAMVVGTSDVVAEPVKTVLRDLDGVDVAAEATDGIDAVSHLRRQAIDVIFIDIGDAKVKLATDLSRLLKVDPDAQVVLVATLTFANVKNAMAGLVAGAAEFIQAPSRHTPHIAEPEFTRQIAELSLGLGRARRDKGTRVIAPPPAAHRFEHQPSGEVRQRRPHVPKAIAIASSTGGPQALFALFKDLPRNVTQPIFVTQHMPPGFTTALAEHITRRTGWPCAEGKDGDPIKNGQVYIAPGGFHMVPTRNAGRVQIKIDDGPEENFCKPSAEPMMRGLIEAYGAENILFVVLTGMGSDGKVGAKTVADGGGTVAVQDKDSSIVWGMPGAVAAAGDCHAILPLGDLFKFIAQAAAGK; encoded by the coding sequence ATGGCGGACAGCATCACCAGCACTTCAGGCACCCCTTCCGGTGCGATCCAGGCCATGGTCGTCGGCACATCGGACGTTGTCGCGGAGCCCGTCAAGACGGTGCTGCGCGACCTGGACGGAGTCGATGTTGCCGCCGAGGCGACGGACGGCATCGATGCCGTGAGCCATCTGCGCCGCCAGGCCATCGACGTGATCTTCATCGACATCGGCGACGCCAAGGTCAAGTTGGCGACCGATTTGTCGCGTCTGCTGAAGGTCGACCCCGACGCCCAGGTCGTGCTGGTCGCGACCCTGACCTTCGCCAACGTGAAGAACGCCATGGCCGGCCTGGTCGCCGGCGCCGCCGAATTCATCCAGGCACCGTCCCGCCACACGCCGCATATTGCCGAGCCCGAATTCACCCGCCAGATCGCCGAGTTGTCCCTGGGCCTGGGCCGGGCACGCCGCGACAAGGGCACCCGCGTGATCGCCCCGCCGCCGGCCGCCCATCGCTTCGAACACCAACCCTCCGGGGAGGTTCGCCAACGTCGTCCCCATGTCCCGAAAGCCATCGCCATCGCCAGCTCGACCGGCGGCCCGCAGGCCCTTTTTGCCCTGTTTAAGGACCTGCCCCGTAACGTTACCCAGCCGATCTTCGTGACCCAACACATGCCCCCCGGGTTCACGACCGCGCTCGCCGAACACATCACCCGGCGCACGGGATGGCCCTGCGCCGAAGGCAAAGACGGTGATCCGATCAAGAACGGACAGGTCTATATTGCGCCCGGCGGATTCCACATGGTCCCGACACGAAACGCCGGCAGGGTGCAAATCAAGATCGACGACGGGCCTGAGGAAAATTTCTGCAAACCCTCGGCCGAGCCCATGATGCGCGGGCTGATCGAGGCCTATGGCGCGGAAAACATCCTGTTCGTCGTGCTGACCGGTATGGGATCGGATGGCAAGGTGGGGGCCAAGACCGTCGCCGACGGCGGCGGCACCGTCGCCGTGCAGGACAAGGACAGCAGCATCGTCTGGGGCATGCCGGGGGCGGTGGCGGCCGCCGGGGACTGCCACGCAATCCTGCCCTTGGGCGATCTGTTCAAATTCATCGCCCAAGCTGCCGCAGGGAAATAA
- a CDS encoding phosphoserine transaminase, whose protein sequence is MPVPQKPSTRPANPCFSSGPCAKRPGWTVDVLKDAFLGRSHRHATGKAKLNEVITRSRKILGIPDDYYVGILPGSDTGAFEAAMWNLLGERGVDILSWENFGNEWTKDGVQELKLDNLRTFTAPFGELPDLSQIDFNNDVVFTWNGTSSGVMVPDRGAWIPADRGGLTLVDATSCIFGVDLPWDKLDAVSWSWQKVMGGEAAHGMIALSPRAVERLNTFHPDRPIPKVFRMKKNGKINPEPFEGATLNTPSLLCVEDALDGLRWAEDIGGLPVLLGRVQSNFEALSRWVERTPWIDFLATDPKVRSCTSVTLKIVDPAFNGLSEDDLRKTLRRIPKMCEAERAGYDFSEHRAAPPGFRIWCGATVETSDLEALFPWIEWSFHQIRAELAGEAA, encoded by the coding sequence ATGCCAGTTCCTCAGAAGCCGAGCACCCGCCCGGCCAATCCGTGCTTTTCGTCCGGCCCCTGCGCCAAGCGCCCCGGATGGACCGTAGATGTCCTTAAAGATGCCTTTCTCGGCCGTTCTCACCGCCATGCCACGGGCAAGGCGAAGCTGAACGAGGTCATCACCCGTTCCCGCAAGATTCTGGGCATTCCCGACGACTATTACGTCGGCATTCTGCCCGGTTCCGACACCGGCGCCTTCGAGGCCGCCATGTGGAACCTGCTGGGCGAACGCGGCGTCGATATCCTGTCCTGGGAAAACTTCGGTAATGAATGGACCAAGGACGGCGTTCAGGAACTGAAACTGGACAACCTGCGCACCTTCACCGCCCCCTTTGGCGAACTGCCGGATTTGTCCCAGATCGATTTCAACAACGACGTGGTGTTCACCTGGAACGGCACCTCGTCGGGCGTCATGGTACCCGACCGTGGGGCCTGGATTCCCGCCGACCGTGGCGGCCTGACCCTGGTTGACGCGACGTCCTGCATCTTCGGCGTCGATCTGCCCTGGGACAAGCTGGATGCCGTGTCCTGGTCCTGGCAGAAGGTCATGGGCGGCGAGGCCGCGCACGGCATGATCGCGCTGAGCCCGCGCGCGGTGGAACGGCTCAACACCTTCCATCCGGATCGGCCCATCCCCAAGGTCTTCCGCATGAAGAAGAACGGCAAGATCAATCCCGAGCCGTTCGAAGGGGCGACCCTCAACACGCCGTCGCTGCTCTGTGTCGAGGACGCGCTCGACGGTCTGCGCTGGGCCGAGGACATCGGCGGCCTGCCGGTTCTGCTGGGCCGCGTGCAGTCGAACTTCGAAGCCCTCAGCCGTTGGGTCGAGCGTACGCCCTGGATCGACTTCCTGGCTACCGACCCCAAGGTGCGGTCCTGCACTTCGGTGACGCTGAAGATCGTCGACCCGGCCTTCAACGGCCTGAGCGAGGACGACCTGCGCAAGACGCTGCGCCGCATTCCCAAGATGTGCGAGGCCGAGAGGGCGGGGTACGACTTCTCCGAACACCGCGCCGCCCCGCCGGGCTTCCGCATCTGGTGCGGCGCCACGGTGGAGACCTCGGACCTGGAGGCCCTGTTTCCCTGGATCGAGTGGTCGTTCCACCAGATCCGCGCCGAGCTTGCCGGTGAAGCCGCCTAA